Proteins encoded together in one Streptomyces umbrinus window:
- a CDS encoding sensor histidine kinase, producing MTTSRQRLVRGLVRNSPRVRDISIALLLFAVSVPGALYVSTGAASPLPWWAVLLLTGSSCGVLPLHRTHPYVTVAVTTACAVTAAGLGQLQTVLSLGPLMTALYSFALRTDRDGVRRCCAIGIAALLMTTELIAGPADRPLDLKAVGPAAWVLLPTALGSWVRLRRAYVDAVRARAEHAERTRDEEARRRVAEERMRIARELHDVTAQHLALANAQAGAITHLMRTDPDRAHGILADFAVSTSSALRELKATVGLLRQTDDDPDAPALPAVGLARLAALTESFRRAGLAVTVTSEGAPQRLSPGADHTAFRIVQEALTNVTKHAAAREARVRRAHADDRLTITVTDDGGGPPPSRKSETGDTGTGSGFGLLGMRERAQSVGGSLLARHRPEGGFEVVAELPLFQKDLGQRDPGQKDPGQEGNGGSTPVRSP from the coding sequence ATGACCACCAGCCGGCAGCGACTCGTACGCGGACTCGTACGCAACAGCCCCCGCGTCCGCGACATCTCGATCGCCCTGCTCCTGTTCGCCGTCTCCGTGCCCGGCGCGCTGTACGTCTCCACGGGCGCCGCATCCCCGCTCCCGTGGTGGGCCGTGCTGCTGCTCACGGGCAGCTCCTGCGGGGTCCTGCCGCTGCACCGCACGCATCCGTACGTCACCGTGGCCGTGACCACCGCCTGTGCCGTGACGGCGGCCGGTCTCGGCCAACTGCAGACCGTCCTGTCGCTGGGGCCGCTCATGACGGCGCTCTACTCGTTCGCCCTCCGGACCGACCGCGACGGCGTCCGCAGGTGCTGTGCCATCGGGATCGCGGCCCTGCTGATGACCACCGAACTGATCGCGGGCCCCGCCGACCGTCCGCTCGACCTCAAGGCGGTCGGCCCCGCGGCCTGGGTCCTGCTGCCGACCGCACTCGGCAGCTGGGTCCGGCTGCGACGGGCGTACGTGGACGCCGTGCGGGCCCGTGCCGAACACGCCGAGCGCACCCGTGACGAGGAGGCGCGGCGCCGGGTCGCGGAGGAGCGGATGCGCATCGCCCGCGAACTGCACGACGTCACGGCCCAGCATCTGGCGCTGGCCAACGCCCAGGCCGGCGCCATCACCCACCTCATGCGCACCGACCCCGACCGGGCCCATGGGATCCTCGCCGACTTCGCGGTCTCCACGTCCTCGGCGCTGCGTGAACTCAAGGCGACCGTCGGCCTGTTGAGACAGACGGACGACGACCCGGACGCGCCCGCGCTGCCCGCCGTCGGACTGGCGAGGCTGGCCGCGCTGACCGAGTCGTTCCGCCGCGCCGGACTCGCGGTCACCGTCACCAGCGAGGGCGCGCCGCAGCGGCTGTCACCGGGAGCGGATCACACGGCGTTCCGGATCGTGCAGGAAGCCCTCACCAACGTCACCAAGCACGCGGCCGCGCGCGAGGCACGGGTCCGGCGCGCCCACGCCGACGACCGGCTGACCATCACGGTCACCGACGACGGAGGCGGCCCGCCACCCTCCCGGAAGTCCGAGACCGGTGACACCGGGACCGGCAGCGGCTTCGGCCTCCTCGGCATGCGCGAACGGGCCCAGTCCGTAGGCGGCAGCCTCCTCGCCCGTCACCGCCCCGAGGGCGGCTTCGAAGTAGTGGCCGAACTGCCCCTGTTCCAGAAGGACCTCGGTCAGAGGGATCCCGGTCAGAAGGATCCCGGACAGGAAGGCAACGGCGGGTCAACGCCAGTCAGGAGCCCCTGA
- a CDS encoding MMPL family transporter, translated as MATFLYRLGRLAFRRRWYVTLLWVAVLAAVGFGAAKAPAAPDATNSMPGIESQKAFDLMEQRFPGTEADGATARIVFVAPDGQKITAADHRKAVDALVERAADGPQVASAVNPFQAKAVSKDATTAYATVTYKADADDLTDAAKHRLESAIEQARDTGLTVEVGGTALETQPSAGGSAEAIGIAIAAFVLLITFGSLAAAGLPLLTAILGVGVSMASIMALASAFGLSSTTGTLATMLGLACGIDYAVFIVSRYREERAKGHSPKEAAGLAAGTAGSAVVFAGLTVVIALAGLSVVGIPMLTKMGLAAAGAVVVGVLIALTLVPAVLGFWPNAVLSRRARRSGRIKEGGENNGGSRWARFVLRRPVPVLIASVVGLGALAIPVMDLQLGMPGAEAKPTSATERRAYDDLADGFGPGFNGPLTVVVDARNAENPKTAVRTIEKRIGATDGIVSVSPARFNSAGDTAVFSAIPSTSPTSERTVDLVKSIRADRPATEASTGAEFEVTGTTALNIDVAQKTQDALIPYLILVVGLAILLLMIVFRSVLVPVKAALGFLLSVLAALGSVVAVFQWGWGAGLLGVETTGPIMSMMPIFLVGIVFGLAMDYEVFLVARMREAYVHGDSPSQAIRTGFRYSARVVVAAALIMMAVFSGFIGAGESMIKMIGFGLAIAVLFDAFVVRMALVPAVLALLGKAAWWMPRWLDRILPRVDVEGEALSHRAAAPQATKDEAPSEARTEGEETRPDLTTV; from the coding sequence GTGGCCACTTTCCTCTACCGACTCGGCCGGCTGGCCTTTCGAAGGCGCTGGTACGTCACCCTCCTGTGGGTGGCGGTCCTCGCCGCCGTCGGGTTCGGTGCCGCGAAGGCGCCCGCCGCCCCCGACGCGACGAACAGCATGCCGGGTATCGAGTCCCAGAAGGCCTTCGACCTGATGGAACAGCGCTTCCCCGGGACCGAGGCCGACGGCGCGACCGCCCGCATCGTGTTCGTCGCGCCGGACGGGCAGAAGATCACCGCCGCCGACCACCGGAAGGCCGTCGACGCGCTGGTCGAGCGCGCGGCCGACGGACCACAGGTCGCGAGTGCCGTGAACCCCTTCCAGGCCAAGGCCGTCAGCAAGGACGCGACGACCGCGTACGCCACCGTGACCTACAAGGCCGACGCCGACGACCTCACCGACGCCGCCAAGCACCGGCTGGAGAGCGCCATCGAGCAGGCCCGGGACACGGGCCTCACCGTCGAGGTCGGCGGGACCGCCCTGGAGACCCAGCCCTCGGCGGGCGGTTCGGCGGAGGCGATCGGTATCGCCATCGCCGCCTTCGTACTGCTGATCACCTTCGGGTCGCTCGCCGCCGCCGGGCTTCCGCTGCTCACCGCGATCCTCGGCGTCGGTGTCAGCATGGCGTCGATCATGGCGCTGGCCAGTGCGTTCGGTCTGTCGTCCACGACCGGCACCCTCGCCACCATGCTGGGCCTCGCCTGCGGCATCGACTACGCCGTGTTCATCGTCTCCCGCTACCGAGAGGAGCGCGCCAAGGGCCACTCCCCGAAGGAAGCGGCCGGGCTCGCCGCCGGTACCGCCGGATCCGCCGTCGTCTTCGCCGGGCTCACCGTCGTCATCGCGCTCGCCGGGCTCTCGGTGGTCGGCATCCCGATGCTCACCAAGATGGGCCTCGCCGCCGCCGGAGCGGTCGTCGTCGGGGTGCTCATCGCGCTGACCCTCGTCCCGGCCGTCCTCGGCTTCTGGCCCAACGCCGTTCTCTCGCGCAGGGCCCGCAGGAGCGGACGTATCAAGGAAGGCGGTGAGAACAACGGCGGCAGCCGCTGGGCCCGCTTCGTCCTGCGCCGCCCCGTCCCCGTCCTGATCGCCTCCGTCGTCGGACTCGGCGCCCTCGCGATACCCGTCATGGACCTCCAACTGGGCATGCCGGGAGCCGAGGCCAAGCCCACCTCCGCCACCGAACGCCGTGCCTACGACGACCTTGCCGATGGCTTCGGCCCCGGCTTCAACGGGCCCCTCACCGTCGTCGTGGACGCCAGGAACGCCGAGAACCCGAAGACCGCCGTCCGTACGATCGAGAAGAGGATCGGCGCCACCGACGGGATCGTGTCCGTCTCACCGGCCCGGTTCAACTCCGCCGGGGATACGGCCGTGTTCTCCGCGATCCCGTCCACGTCACCCACCAGCGAGCGGACCGTGGACCTGGTCAAGAGCATCAGGGCCGACCGCCCCGCGACCGAGGCCTCCACCGGCGCGGAGTTCGAGGTCACCGGCACCACCGCTTTGAACATCGACGTAGCCCAGAAGACCCAGGACGCGCTGATCCCGTACCTGATCCTGGTCGTGGGCCTGGCCATCCTGCTGCTGATGATCGTCTTCCGGTCCGTACTCGTCCCGGTCAAGGCGGCCCTCGGCTTCCTCCTCTCCGTGCTCGCGGCCCTCGGTTCCGTCGTCGCGGTCTTCCAGTGGGGCTGGGGCGCCGGACTCCTCGGGGTCGAGACGACCGGCCCGATCATGAGCATGATGCCGATCTTCCTGGTGGGCATCGTCTTCGGACTGGCCATGGACTACGAGGTGTTCCTGGTCGCCCGGATGCGGGAGGCGTACGTCCACGGGGACAGCCCGAGCCAGGCGATCCGGACCGGCTTCCGGTACAGCGCCCGGGTCGTGGTGGCCGCCGCGCTGATCATGATGGCGGTGTTCTCCGGGTTCATCGGGGCCGGTGAATCGATGATCAAGATGATCGGCTTCGGGCTCGCCATCGCCGTTCTCTTCGACGCCTTCGTGGTCCGCATGGCCCTCGTCCCGGCCGTCCTCGCCCTCCTCGGCAAGGCCGCCTGGTGGATGCCCCGTTGGCTGGACCGGATCCTGCCCCGCGTGGACGTGGAGGGCGAGGCCCTCAGCCACCGGGCCGCGGCTCCGCAGGCCACGAAGGACGAGGCCCCCAGCGAGGCTCGTACCGAAGGAGAGGAGACAAGGCCGGACCTCACAACCGTCTGA